The Ornithinimicrobium faecis genome includes a window with the following:
- a CDS encoding DUF3566 domain-containing protein has protein sequence MSTTGQGTSTGGSGSAARRSGDDDTQKIRRPGTQTGQGSGMRDGAMARTAPRRDLGAAAARARGTGAQSARPGGSAGARPQRRTGPRRVRLTLQRVDPWSVMKISFLVSVALGVATVIMVAVLWTVLNGMNVFSTVNELIVEITTGETSASAFNLMDYIGFGRVVSLSVVIGVINVILLTALATLTAFLYNVCTALVGGAQLTLSDE, from the coding sequence GTGAGCACGACGGGACAGGGCACCTCCACCGGTGGCTCCGGGTCTGCGGCGCGCCGTTCCGGCGATGACGACACCCAGAAGATCCGCCGCCCAGGCACGCAGACCGGTCAGGGCAGCGGCATGCGGGACGGCGCGATGGCGCGCACCGCACCACGCCGTGACCTGGGTGCCGCGGCCGCCCGCGCCCGAGGCACCGGCGCACAGAGCGCACGCCCTGGTGGCAGTGCGGGCGCGCGTCCGCAGCGGCGCACCGGCCCGCGTCGGGTCCGGCTGACCCTGCAGCGGGTGGACCCGTGGTCGGTCATGAAGATCTCGTTCCTGGTGTCCGTCGCCCTCGGGGTCGCCACCGTCATCATGGTTGCCGTGCTGTGGACCGTGCTCAACGGCATGAATGTCTTCTCCACGGTCAACGAGCTCATCGTGGAGATCACCACCGGCGAGACCTCGGCGAGCGCCTTCAACCTGATGGACTACATCGGCTTCGGTCGCGTGGTGTCGCTCTCGGTGGTCATCGGTGTGATCAACGTGATCCTGCTGACGGCCCTGGCGACCCTGACGGCCTTCCTCTACAACGTCTGCACCGCCCTGGTCGGCGGCGCACAGCTCACCCTCTCCGACGAGTGA
- a CDS encoding ScyD/ScyE family protein: MPSVTMRVLGGVAAACLATTAFTSTAAADNYQPDRHRPIEGTVVATGLNSPRHLTAAPNGDLYVAEAGTGGDDCLVMGEEGPVLDEGVPIPCGSWDPEEHPDWGEIRLGDTGSITKITRKGHQSRVVTGLPAVDLGGGEATGPSDVAVRGNKLMVTVGLGADPAVRDLAADLFDEELYEDLATVQQVKLSGKKTSARTVADLGQFEADNNPHPAMVDTNPNAIVSDGSGWIITDAGGNSVLRMDHKGRLSTLAVPPGGEAEAPPFLELPPGTMIPFEPVPTAAERGRDGSVYISVLTGFPFPVGGSTIWKVSPSGKVTSWATGLTNVTDLTFGPDGSLYAVQLANNGLLSEDLTGSLLKIRKGKSTHQVIADGLFAPYGVTMHKSNAYVTTGTVVPGGGEVVRFDLRRCR; the protein is encoded by the coding sequence ATGCCATCCGTGACTATGCGTGTGCTCGGCGGCGTTGCCGCCGCCTGTCTGGCCACCACGGCCTTCACCTCGACCGCAGCAGCCGACAACTATCAACCCGACCGGCACCGCCCCATCGAGGGCACCGTCGTGGCGACCGGCCTCAACAGCCCGCGGCACCTCACGGCTGCTCCCAACGGCGACCTCTATGTCGCCGAGGCCGGGACCGGCGGAGACGACTGCCTCGTCATGGGCGAGGAGGGCCCCGTCCTGGATGAGGGTGTCCCGATCCCCTGTGGCAGTTGGGATCCCGAGGAGCACCCCGACTGGGGCGAGATCCGCCTCGGTGACACCGGATCCATCACCAAGATCACTCGCAAGGGTCACCAGAGCCGGGTGGTGACCGGCCTGCCGGCCGTCGACCTCGGTGGTGGTGAGGCCACCGGCCCCAGCGACGTCGCGGTCCGGGGCAACAAGCTCATGGTCACGGTCGGCCTGGGCGCGGACCCGGCGGTCCGCGACCTTGCCGCTGACCTGTTCGATGAAGAGCTCTATGAGGACCTGGCGACCGTGCAGCAGGTGAAGCTGAGCGGTAAGAAGACCTCCGCGCGGACGGTGGCCGACCTCGGCCAGTTCGAGGCGGACAACAACCCGCACCCGGCGATGGTCGACACCAACCCCAACGCGATCGTCTCCGACGGCAGCGGCTGGATCATCACCGATGCGGGCGGCAACTCCGTGCTGCGGATGGACCACAAGGGTCGGCTGAGCACCCTCGCGGTGCCCCCGGGCGGGGAGGCCGAGGCGCCACCGTTCCTCGAGCTGCCCCCGGGCACGATGATCCCGTTCGAGCCGGTGCCCACGGCCGCCGAGCGGGGCCGCGACGGCTCCGTCTACATCAGCGTGCTCACCGGCTTCCCGTTCCCGGTCGGCGGCTCGACCATCTGGAAGGTCTCCCCGTCCGGCAAGGTCACCTCCTGGGCGACCGGGCTGACCAACGTCACGGACCTCACCTTCGGACCCGACGGCAGCCTGTATGCCGTGCAGTTGGCCAACAATGGGCTGCTGTCCGAGGACCTGACCGGGTCGTTGCTCAAGATCCGCAAGGGCAAGAGCACCCACCAGGTCATCGCCGACGGTCTGTTTGCGCCCTATGGCGTGACGATGCACAAGAGCAACGCCTATGTCACGACCGGCACCGTGGTGCCCGGCGGCGGAGAGGTGGTCCGGTTTGATCTGCGGCGCTGCCGCTGA
- a CDS encoding ABC transporter permease produces MPTVLRAALRRAKIELRLQIMSPMVLFVLLGPAVMLAVLFWLRDSQLMETALSLGQFLVPAYLAFGIISGGVLGVSGEITTERDDGTLLRAKTVPHAMTGHLIAKFFVSMTTTLLPMAVILIGASFLVEGVTPDTAWGWLRLLLLSVLTIAAMLPLGAVLGSIFKGPMALLFTTMAIYGLCAVSGLFYPVTAMPEWLQWVVQVFPVYWLGLGFRSAILPDEAVALEIGESWRTWETFGVLGVWVVIGLVLAPIALRRMSRRQSGSALASARERVLTRGY; encoded by the coding sequence ATGCCGACCGTCCTGCGGGCTGCCCTGCGCCGCGCCAAGATCGAGCTCCGGCTGCAGATCATGTCGCCGATGGTGCTCTTTGTCCTGCTCGGCCCGGCGGTCATGCTGGCCGTCCTGTTCTGGCTCCGCGACTCCCAGCTGATGGAGACCGCCCTGTCGCTGGGTCAGTTCCTGGTCCCGGCCTACCTCGCCTTCGGCATCATCAGCGGCGGCGTGCTCGGCGTCTCGGGCGAGATCACCACCGAGCGCGACGACGGCACCCTGCTGCGGGCCAAGACCGTGCCACATGCCATGACGGGCCACCTGATCGCCAAGTTCTTCGTCAGCATGACCACCACGCTGCTGCCGATGGCCGTCATCCTGATTGGCGCCAGTTTCCTCGTCGAGGGCGTCACCCCCGACACGGCCTGGGGGTGGTTGCGGCTCCTGCTGCTGTCCGTGCTGACGATCGCCGCAATGCTGCCGCTCGGGGCGGTGCTGGGCTCGATCTTCAAGGGCCCGATGGCGCTGCTGTTCACGACGATGGCCATCTATGGCCTGTGCGCAGTCTCCGGCCTGTTCTATCCGGTGACGGCGATGCCGGAGTGGCTGCAGTGGGTCGTGCAGGTCTTCCCGGTCTACTGGCTGGGCCTGGGGTTCCGGTCCGCCATCCTCCCGGACGAGGCTGTCGCCCTGGAGATCGGGGAGTCGTGGCGCACCTGGGAGACCTTCGGGGTGCTCGGGGTGTGGGTCGTGATCGGCCTGGTCCTGGCTCCCATCGCACTGCGCCGTATGTCGAGGCGCCAGTCCGGGTCAGCCCTCGCCTCCGCGCGGGAGAGAGTGCTGACCCGGGGTTACTGA
- a CDS encoding ABC transporter ATP-binding protein: MTGTSATISTTNLRMQYAATRVLDDVTLSIGRGEVVALLGPNGAGKTTTIEILEGFRVPSGGEVSVLGETPHTASEAWRARVGVVLQSWRDHGKWRVEEFLDYLSLYYTDYATPEVQRPWPTGDLLERVGLGAKKQRRLDRLSGGERRRLDVAIGLVGRPEVLFLDEPTAGFDPQARHDFHELIRGLSDLDTTILLTTHDLTEAELLAGRILVLAGGTIVADGSPDDLRHRMSATASVRYRRDGQLHNESTDDPVALLRDVLARPGEITELEVRRASLEEAYLALVHQVETGAETQAASFGILPDEPTDEPTDDQADTGVEPVDKEV, from the coding sequence ATGACTGGGACGAGCGCCACCATCTCGACCACCAACCTCCGGATGCAGTATGCCGCCACGCGCGTCCTCGATGACGTCACCCTGAGCATCGGCCGGGGTGAGGTGGTGGCCCTGTTAGGGCCCAACGGCGCCGGCAAGACCACCACGATCGAGATCCTCGAGGGCTTCCGCGTGCCATCCGGCGGGGAGGTCAGCGTCCTGGGGGAGACACCGCACACGGCCAGTGAGGCGTGGCGTGCCCGCGTCGGCGTGGTGCTGCAGTCCTGGCGCGATCACGGCAAGTGGCGGGTCGAGGAGTTCCTGGACTACCTGTCCCTGTATTACACCGACTATGCGACGCCCGAGGTGCAGCGCCCGTGGCCCACCGGCGACCTGCTGGAGCGGGTCGGCCTCGGCGCCAAGAAGCAGCGCCGGCTCGACCGACTCTCCGGTGGTGAGCGCCGCCGGCTCGATGTCGCGATCGGCCTGGTCGGCCGCCCTGAGGTGCTCTTCCTCGACGAGCCGACCGCGGGTTTCGACCCCCAGGCGCGCCACGACTTCCACGAGCTCATCCGCGGCCTGTCCGATCTGGACACCACGATCCTGCTCACCACCCACGACCTCACCGAGGCCGAGCTCCTCGCAGGCCGCATCCTCGTGCTCGCGGGCGGCACGATCGTGGCCGATGGCAGCCCCGACGACCTGCGACACCGCATGTCAGCCACGGCATCGGTGCGCTATCGGCGGGACGGCCAGCTGCACAACGAGTCCACCGACGATCCGGTCGCCCTCCTGCGCGACGTGCTCGCCCGCCCGGGGGAGATCACCGAGTTGGAGGTGCGCCGCGCCTCCCTCGAGGAGGCCTACCTCGCCCTGGTCCACCAGGTCGAGACCGGCGCCGAGACGCAGGCGGCGAGCTTCGGCATACTGCCCGACGAGCCGACCGATGAGCCGACCGATGACCAGGCCGACACCGGCGTCGAGCCCGTCGACAAGGAGGTCTGA
- a CDS encoding cell wall-binding repeat-containing protein, giving the protein MGFGAWGRRVLAGVAGLALVVALPTAAPAAGYDPDPGQGAEALTDGSWYLPAHDVSSALTKDGPLIPETAEQARNDRPEYYHDTKQGSEDWGRCHGARERTEPIGCVYGDPDGEFDLWLVGSSKTGQWADPLVEVAEREGWRVTIHTKSSCAFLPGLEVLDYPQCDTFNDAVLDLVDERDPDLVAFAPTYNEPASPTTPAEQDQVIADLLAAGAGHVAVLWESPGIVVGTSAVDCLDDLPANYQECSYQHEPGGIQVLNEAAQARALRDDQVSFVDLEPWVCPDNDLGACPGVIGGVQVTGVASHITTSYAKTLADPIAAQLYRAGIVENDPSAPTYRHAGADRYETAARLALEGNPRDVDTVYLATGVDAPDALAAGSRAGEDRLLLTRQGSLPAPTRDALRQLAPDRVILVGGTSAISGAVAEQVRDTLPRAAMRRVAGTDRYETTAKLAEFERGDSSLTRVFVTSGNAWADAVSVGGVARAGDWPLLLTQKNHLPSASQDALVATQPAEVVIVGGETVVSSTVEARLRAVLPDADVRRVAGDNRYETSADLARAYGDPDATSVLVATGLDFPDALAAGQGPGHGPGGPVLLTQPDHLPRAVVDVLESREPATAVVMGGTQAISSGVFEALRAVI; this is encoded by the coding sequence GTGGGGTTCGGTGCATGGGGCAGGCGGGTCCTCGCTGGTGTGGCCGGGCTGGCCCTGGTGGTGGCGTTGCCGACCGCCGCTCCGGCCGCTGGCTACGACCCGGATCCGGGGCAGGGGGCCGAGGCGCTCACGGACGGCAGTTGGTATCTCCCGGCCCACGACGTCTCGTCGGCGCTGACCAAGGATGGGCCGCTGATCCCGGAGACCGCGGAGCAAGCCCGCAACGACCGCCCGGAGTACTACCACGACACCAAACAGGGCAGTGAGGACTGGGGACGCTGCCACGGCGCGAGGGAGCGGACCGAGCCGATCGGCTGCGTCTATGGCGACCCCGATGGTGAGTTCGACCTGTGGCTGGTGGGCTCCAGCAAGACGGGGCAGTGGGCCGACCCGCTGGTGGAGGTCGCCGAGCGGGAGGGCTGGCGCGTCACGATCCACACCAAGAGCTCCTGCGCCTTCCTGCCGGGCCTGGAGGTCCTGGATTATCCGCAGTGCGACACCTTCAATGACGCGGTCCTTGACCTGGTCGACGAGCGCGATCCGGACCTGGTCGCGTTCGCGCCCACGTATAACGAGCCGGCCAGTCCCACGACCCCGGCTGAGCAGGATCAGGTCATCGCTGACCTGCTCGCGGCGGGGGCCGGTCACGTCGCGGTGCTGTGGGAGAGTCCGGGCATCGTGGTGGGGACCTCGGCCGTGGACTGCCTCGATGACCTTCCGGCCAACTATCAGGAGTGCAGCTATCAGCATGAGCCGGGCGGCATCCAGGTCCTCAACGAGGCGGCACAGGCACGAGCCCTGCGCGACGACCAGGTCAGCTTTGTCGACTTGGAGCCATGGGTCTGTCCGGACAATGACCTCGGCGCCTGCCCAGGGGTCATTGGAGGTGTCCAGGTCACAGGCGTCGCTAGCCACATCACGACGTCCTATGCCAAGACTCTCGCCGACCCGATCGCGGCCCAGCTCTATCGCGCCGGGATCGTCGAGAACGACCCGTCAGCCCCGACCTACCGGCACGCCGGCGCAGATCGCTACGAGACCGCCGCGCGACTGGCGCTCGAAGGCAACCCGCGCGACGTCGACACGGTCTATCTCGCGACTGGTGTCGATGCACCAGACGCTCTCGCCGCAGGGTCACGTGCCGGCGAGGACCGCCTGCTGTTGACCCGTCAGGGTTCGCTTCCTGCCCCCACCCGCGACGCGCTGCGTCAACTGGCCCCCGACCGCGTCATCCTCGTCGGAGGCACGTCCGCCATCAGCGGCGCTGTCGCCGAGCAGGTGCGGGACACCCTGCCCCGGGCGGCCATGCGTCGAGTGGCGGGGACGGACCGTTATGAGACGACGGCGAAGCTCGCCGAGTTCGAGCGTGGCGACAGCTCGCTGACCCGGGTCTTCGTGACGTCGGGGAACGCCTGGGCCGACGCCGTCAGCGTCGGCGGGGTGGCCAGGGCCGGGGACTGGCCGCTGCTGCTGACCCAGAAGAACCACCTCCCCAGCGCGAGCCAGGACGCGCTCGTTGCCACGCAACCCGCCGAGGTTGTCATCGTCGGCGGCGAGACGGTGGTGTCCTCGACCGTCGAGGCACGCCTGCGCGCCGTGCTCCCAGACGCGGACGTGAGGCGGGTTGCCGGTGACAACCGCTACGAGACGTCGGCGGACCTGGCACGTGCCTATGGCGACCCGGACGCGACCAGCGTCCTGGTCGCCACGGGGCTGGACTTCCCCGATGCACTGGCCGCCGGTCAGGGGCCAGGACACGGGCCGGGCGGACCGGTGCTGCTCACGCAGCCGGACCACCTGCCGAGGGCGGTTGTCGATGTCCTGGAGTCCAGGGAGCCGGCGACAGCCGTGGTCATGGGCGGCACGCAAGCCATCAGCTCTGGCGTGTTCGAGGCTCTCAGGGCCGTGATTTAG
- a CDS encoding DLW-39 family protein produces the protein MKRLLAMVAVAAGALAVAKKMQDQQAERDLWAEATDGVTDQAPSSN, from the coding sequence ATGAAGCGTCTGCTGGCCATGGTCGCCGTTGCTGCGGGAGCCCTCGCTGTGGCCAAGAAGATGCAGGACCAGCAGGCCGAGCGCGACCTGTGGGCCGAGGCGACGGACGGTGTGACCGACCAAGCGCCGAGCAGCAACTGA
- a CDS encoding helix-turn-helix domain-containing protein, which produces MINLQGLGSMSSTEERRELKRLERETFGHKVREVRRARGLKQADVAEAAGMSRVTLSKVENGEHDLAVSFVRPLAAALGVPTGVLFTDSD; this is translated from the coding sequence ATGATCAACTTGCAGGGCTTGGGTTCGATGTCGAGCACTGAGGAGCGTCGCGAGCTCAAGCGGCTGGAGCGTGAGACGTTCGGTCACAAAGTGCGTGAGGTCCGCCGGGCGCGAGGCTTGAAGCAGGCGGACGTAGCCGAGGCTGCCGGCATGTCACGGGTCACCCTCAGCAAGGTCGAGAACGGCGAGCACGACCTAGCCGTCAGTTTCGTCCGCCCCCTAGCCGCGGCGCTCGGCGTCCCGACAGGTGTGCTCTTTACAGACTCTGACTGA
- a CDS encoding DUF2157 domain-containing protein, with protein MPKGRQSKVHARDGTNSWVILMAVGAILLALFLFWFSNTDWLAGHRAWQSTLNQVAGLVVATGLLGVAWELLGKRRFAEEVLAKARLSTDVVDAGIIRVTDQYLDEVEWAELFDDVNKLDIVVAYGRTWRNSHAQRLQKVASRSGTRMRVFLPDPNDDDTMRVMGERFNMTPDVVKQTVREAITDFSTYATAGQGKVEVYVRPGDAVFSCYRFDGRAVLTLYSHAKERRTSVPTLVVRGGQLFNFVYGEIKAIKSQSQRVPPAPKSGGS; from the coding sequence ATGCCCAAGGGGAGGCAGTCGAAGGTCCACGCCCGGGACGGGACGAACAGTTGGGTCATCCTCATGGCCGTCGGAGCGATCCTTCTCGCTCTGTTCCTCTTCTGGTTCTCGAACACAGACTGGTTGGCAGGCCACAGAGCTTGGCAGTCAACGCTGAACCAGGTCGCTGGTCTTGTCGTCGCCACTGGCCTCCTGGGTGTGGCATGGGAGCTGCTCGGCAAGCGGCGCTTCGCGGAGGAGGTGCTCGCAAAGGCCCGTCTCAGCACGGATGTGGTCGACGCTGGCATCATCCGCGTCACAGACCAGTACCTGGACGAGGTTGAGTGGGCGGAACTGTTCGACGACGTTAACAAGTTGGACATCGTGGTCGCTTACGGCAGGACTTGGCGGAACAGCCATGCACAGCGACTACAGAAGGTGGCTTCACGCTCGGGCACGAGGATGCGGGTTTTCCTGCCGGATCCTAACGACGATGACACGATGCGAGTGATGGGTGAGCGCTTCAACATGACCCCGGACGTCGTGAAACAGACGGTTCGGGAGGCGATCACCGACTTCAGCACCTATGCGACGGCGGGTCAAGGGAAGGTGGAGGTGTACGTGCGCCCCGGGGACGCGGTGTTCAGTTGCTACCGCTTTGACGGCCGCGCAGTGCTGACGCTGTACTCGCACGCGAAGGAGCGTCGGACCTCTGTGCCAACCTTGGTCGTGCGAGGCGGTCAGCTCTTCAACTTCGTCTACGGAGAGATCAAGGCCATCAAGTCGCAGAGTCAGCGGGTTCCGCCCGCACCGAAGAGTGGAGGTTCCTGA
- a CDS encoding ribonuclease H-like domain-containing protein yields MTGLNLGGYPARKCPRVVHNENMPDKPEPADPPAQLLQLFDAGRAFESDVIESLRDVLGSRGTFLTEADGSWTANVDATMAAMRHGDEVIVGGRLPSVMGRAGAPDVLVRTDTDPSSPVYVPVDIKNHHTTKEAKRGTLPHSSLSQPTSRESSPGRSNRGSYWRNDVMQLAHYTRMLQDLGFHPGDDWLWGGIIGTETSDDQGERWYGITWYDLTQPGEKTFSTSDPSGRRMRTPLERYDHEFAFRLKVAKAARDGQELVRPIGTDECFTCVWASYCEQIVGPDDAGFALSHGRLRTREWQYLASRGVTTLQDLASLEVDADLLAGFVRHADTRQGPGKATEALHAAITKARMTVADVDIEPVGDTWPVVPTADVEVDFDIEWDRAGRIYQYGFRVRQGTDDITATYDPVVSFEPLDDDGAAALATEAADKLAALISDAEQDGFSLTIYHWTHPEVSKTGKFDDLASLLAGRTLDLQGWVQKEFVARSSFSLKDVAPIFDFQWGVDDAGGFASMDQIEHARRSGPEAEAARAWCLTYNEADVAAQAAIRDGLRLKAQQSHEAKGDFGGVTLA; encoded by the coding sequence ATGACGGGACTGAACCTGGGTGGCTACCCGGCGCGGAAGTGTCCGCGTGTAGTCCACAACGAGAACATGCCTGACAAGCCCGAACCCGCCGATCCCCCGGCTCAGTTGCTGCAGCTCTTCGATGCGGGACGCGCGTTCGAGTCCGACGTTATTGAGAGCCTGCGAGACGTCTTGGGTTCCCGCGGCACGTTCCTCACCGAGGCCGACGGTTCGTGGACCGCGAACGTCGACGCGACCATGGCTGCGATGAGGCACGGGGACGAGGTGATCGTCGGAGGCCGGTTGCCGAGCGTCATGGGCCGGGCGGGCGCGCCCGATGTTCTCGTCCGCACGGACACCGATCCCAGCAGTCCGGTGTACGTCCCGGTCGACATCAAGAATCACCACACAACGAAGGAGGCGAAGCGGGGGACGCTTCCACACTCATCCCTGTCCCAGCCAACATCGCGGGAGTCCTCGCCGGGGAGGAGTAACCGGGGGAGCTACTGGCGTAACGATGTCATGCAGTTGGCGCACTACACGCGGATGCTTCAAGACCTCGGGTTCCACCCGGGTGACGACTGGCTATGGGGCGGCATCATCGGCACCGAAACCTCGGACGACCAGGGGGAGCGCTGGTATGGGATCACCTGGTACGACCTGACCCAACCAGGGGAGAAGACGTTCTCAACCTCAGATCCATCTGGACGCCGTATGAGGACCCCGCTCGAGCGGTACGACCATGAGTTCGCGTTCCGCCTCAAGGTTGCGAAGGCAGCACGCGACGGACAAGAGCTGGTGCGACCGATCGGAACTGACGAGTGCTTCACCTGCGTGTGGGCTAGCTACTGCGAGCAGATCGTAGGACCTGATGACGCAGGGTTCGCGCTAAGTCACGGTCGACTCCGGACACGTGAGTGGCAATACCTCGCGTCCCGCGGGGTGACCACCCTGCAAGACCTCGCGTCACTCGAAGTGGATGCTGACCTCCTGGCCGGGTTCGTCCGGCATGCCGACACCCGACAAGGTCCGGGCAAGGCGACCGAGGCGTTGCACGCGGCGATCACGAAGGCGCGCATGACCGTTGCCGACGTCGACATCGAACCCGTCGGGGACACGTGGCCTGTCGTCCCGACCGCCGATGTCGAGGTCGACTTCGACATCGAATGGGACCGGGCCGGCCGCATCTACCAGTACGGGTTCCGCGTCCGGCAAGGTACCGACGACATCACCGCAACCTACGACCCCGTGGTGTCCTTCGAACCTCTCGACGACGACGGTGCAGCGGCCTTGGCCACTGAAGCGGCGGACAAACTCGCTGCGCTCATCTCGGATGCTGAGCAGGACGGCTTCTCGCTCACCATCTACCACTGGACTCATCCAGAGGTCAGCAAGACCGGCAAGTTTGATGACCTCGCGTCGCTCCTCGCGGGCCGGACACTCGACCTTCAGGGCTGGGTCCAGAAGGAGTTCGTCGCACGTAGTTCCTTTTCGCTCAAGGACGTTGCACCGATCTTCGACTTCCAGTGGGGCGTCGACGATGCTGGCGGGTTCGCGTCGATGGATCAGATCGAGCACGCCCGCAGGTCCGGCCCCGAAGCCGAAGCGGCGCGAGCCTGGTGCCTGACCTACAACGAGGCTGACGTAGCTGCACAGGCGGCGATCCGAGACGGTTTGCGTCTGAAGGCGCAGCAGTCTCACGAGGCCAAGGGTGACTTCGGCGGCGTGACACTTGCGTAG